The sequence below is a genomic window from Haematobia irritans isolate KBUSLIRL chromosome 3, ASM5000362v1, whole genome shotgun sequence.
ATAGGGTGATTCCGATGTACTGACAAAACTGCTAATGCTACTTTGTAGCAAAGGTTGTAGACTAGAATGCATAGTACTGTACTGCATTAATAGAGCCGATCCAGctatactgactataaatccaaaaatttgtgttcctatAAACACAAACAATGCCAAAGTGTTTTCCATTAAAGCCGAAAGGCAACCCAAAAAGCATACTGCCATCATGATAATACTGATTGCAATTAATATATAGACACCGATATAAAAAGATTCTgcttgtaaaattttcaaccaTTCATTGAATCCGGGTTCAGCTCTTAGCCATACAGTTAGGGCGAACAATGAGGTAGCCAACATCCAAGCAATTATGTTAAAGCAGAAAAGTGTGTATTTAACACATCCAATTTGTTTTTCCAAAGTATTTTCCGTGGTAGCCATGATGATTTAAccttaaagaaacaaaaatataagaTAAATtaggttttagagaaaattaacTTTTACAGTTCTTATAGAGGTCATaatttcaatatatattttttttaaatttattttataaaaaatcaaaataatattttagagaTTTTAATGTATATGATCAACATTATccatttattattgtcattttGGCAACTAAAATGGACCTCATGCAATTGCCCATACCCATACTCTGAATCACATActtaaaatactattttttatttttttgcgctACAttgcctataaaaaaaatgttgttttaagtaactgtataaggcctttgtaaggcttagttacatatgaaaataaataaattaaattaaattaaattaaaaagatatttccaatttccttgTTGAGTAACTAGATGATGCTCCTTATCCGATCTTACTTATATTCGAAACAAGTGTGGCTTTATTTCAATCTAGCATTTACAATTTGAACTCCTGCAATGTGATGTATATATTGCTAATGGCTTTTAGCAGAAGAGTCCTAAAGGAAGATACATGAGCCTTACAATGTCTGATCTGAGTTGTGTTGTTTAATACAATTTATCTCTAAATTTTCATTAGCTTACTGGAAACTATCGTCGTGAAATCATTTGGCGGGAGGCatgcataaaaaaactataCTGGTGTAATTATTGGCATCTCTCCTTGATACAATACCAGACTCGcatcaaaaccaaaacattttcaacatttctgaatattttaGCCTCTCATACTGTGTGGAATTGAATGTGCATTCTTTGACTCAGCGAATTGCCTTTGCTTTTTTATGTAAACTTTTGTGTGCCGTCAAATTTGTAACACTCCAAATACTGTACAACAACGGTTGGGTTGGGGTCCCCAGCTAGCGTTATCAGTGATCATTTAGCAAATAAACCTTATCGTAGCTAGTCAACCTGTGTCGATGATTAATACACGCATTGTCAACGTTGAATAGTGCTGGAATTTTAATGTTCACTTTTCTTAAGCATTTTGGTAGAGATAAAGGCATTTTTACACATGTTGAAACATAATGATGATATTTGTAATTTCGAAATTAGTTAAAAACTACACACGTAAACGTAGAacgtttttaagaattttttatattataaaaactGTGTATTATAAAACCATCTAGGCAAAAGCCTTGTAGCTATATTCAGCAAATTTTGAGTCaccatttattttactttttttacattttatgaaCACTTGACCCAATTTAATAAATTACAGAATAGACACAAGAAATAagctttattatttttgttaattgtttcattttcattttcactttattttatttagtttaggttttttataaactttaacTTGATATTTAGTAAATCACTCTTTCATTTGTGTTCAccttttgaaaatgttaaatatttcCTGTAACTCCTGCCACCCGTGTATTTTCAAATCTTTTTTTCGTTCGCAAttcgttaaaaataaatttcgttatGAACGTTGCTTTATTCAAAGCAAAGGTAGACCAAACGATGATGATGGCATACTTGCCTGTTTCCCTTTGAAATTGTCTAAAGCTTTAGGTTCCAGTAAGATAAGATAATGAGTTATGATATGAATGAGTATGGGTCGCTACATAAGATAAGATAAAGTTATTgctaaattacaaaattttgttattcacaACAAATAATAAATGAGAAAACAATGGATGGCAGAACTAAACATATCAATATTCAAGAGAGGACCACAAATACTCTCTCAAGAATCAGGGAAAGTAAATTACATTGACAAATGACTACCACTAGCTCTGAATCATTTCCGTTCATTTCCCATGACACCAAATGTATGTttactattttaataaaaaaaaactaataattgtTTATCTCTTTTCACCTTGACTCCTCTAATTTCAGTTCGGGTTTCTACATGTCGGAATTATTGTTTATGTTTGGCGAATTTGATAATCGTGTTAGACCATTAATATTCTGCATTCGGCGCTGGGCTCAATCGTGTGGTCTGACTAATCCTTCACCTGGCCGTTGGATATCTAATTTCTCTTTAACTTGTTTGGTTATATTCTTTTTGCAACATGCCAAACAACCAGTTTTACCCGCCATAAATACCCTAATGAAATCGGCCAAACCCGACGACATACGTGTCACTGAGGATGGGATAAATTGCACTTTTGCTCGCAATTTCCAAGATATTCACTTTCGCAGCAATAACACATGCAGTATAAGTGAATTACTATTGCAGTTCTTTGAATTCTATTCGCAGTTTGATTTTCAAAATAAGGCCATATCATTAAATGAAGCTCGACCTCTTTCCAAACCTGATCATTCGGCTCTATATATAGTAAATCCCTTGGAACCCTTGTTGAATGTGAGTAAAAATGTGAGTCTGGAAGAATGTGAACGTTTGCGTATAGAAGTACGCAATGCAGCTTGGGTTCTagaatcggaagtggaaaatcaACAACAGGTGGATATGGATAAGAATGAAGAACCTTGGGGTttactaaatttatttaaaactccCGACAAGACCATAATAAGaccaaatatgtttttcaaacCTCGCATATTAGAGGTTAGTGAATTATTCGATCAAACTGAAACAACGACTACGGCATCAACCCAATCACATCAAGCTACAAATACTGCAAACTCTTCAACGGGAttggtttttaaaaattcccaaGTCAAACAGAAAATCGAAAGTATTAAATCCAATGCCAGACAGGATTTAAAACAAATGCGTCTGAATTCTTCTTCAGGGTTACAAACATCGACGGCTAAGTCTTCGTCTTCAACCAAAAGCTCGAAACGTAGTAGATGAGTAAAGTAGGAAGAATGAATGTGTAGAACATTATTGTTTCTACCCATAGGAATGTAACTGCCTAGAGTCTGTCTAAATATATttaagattttcttaaaaaatattaagaaatatttgttttttaattttaagttaattgacatctattcttcataaaaaattaaatccaaAGCCACTAGTTTttgttaaagattttatttgacataagaaaaaataaataaaataaatattgaagtTTTGATTaccctattgtttttttttagacatAAGGTAACTTTATGAGCCCTAAAAATATTAGATTAGCATTTTTCGAagaatatttaaatacgatTTCGTCGTAAAGCTGGGTAAATCagtaaaaataagtatatagctATACCTTTTTGATGCAAATTATAACTTGATGATGAATagccc
It includes:
- the Tsp2A gene encoding tetraspanin 2A, with protein sequence MATTENTLEKQIGCVKYTLFCFNIIAWMLATSLFALTVWLRAEPGFNEWLKILQAESFYIGVYILIAISIIMMAVCFLGCLSALMENTLALFVFIGTQIFGFIVSIAGSALLMQYSTMHSSLQPLLQSSISSFVSTSESPYSSYVLNMIQENIGCCGATGPWDYLDLHQPLPSSCRDAVSGNAFFNGCVDELTWFFEGKSSWIVAIALALGMLNIICGVMSLVLVQAVKKEEEEVQAYRR